A genomic window from Dermacentor silvarum isolate Dsil-2018 chromosome 9, BIME_Dsil_1.4, whole genome shotgun sequence includes:
- the LOC119464851 gene encoding kunitz-type serine protease inhibitor bitisilin-3-like: protein MHFCCSRRMALFFCHLVVTLFAASSANLETSTKCLADWKECPTEKSGYYYDNNTDKCVFYNESRTCGPQRHLFPSEEQCNWGCRTDTICKLPLDEGSECGQSGELMYYYDDTKKECDLFFYKGCEGNANRFVSVRECEVICRGQRCDLPIKDDDGICNPKRTTYHFRGKDGASSCVKKTNGCDRSAQNFKKESDCRRVCILRP from the exons ATGCATTTCTGTTGTTCGCGCAGGATGGCATTGTTTTTCTGTCACCTTGTCGTTACGCTATTCGCAGCATCTTCGG CTAATCTCGAAACATCTACCAAGTGTCTTGCAGACTGGAAAGAATGCCCGACGGAAAAGTCTGGGTACTATTACGATAATAATACAGACAAATGCGTGTTTTATAATGAAAGTAGGACGTGTGGCCCGCAACGCCACTTATTCCCATCTGAGGAACAGTGCAACTGGGGATGCCGAACAG ACACTATCTGCAAGCTTCCGTTAGATGAAGGAAGTGAGTGTGGACAATCTGGCGAGTTGATGTATTACTACGATGACACCAAAAAGGAGtgtgacctttttttttacaAGGGTTGCGAAGGCAATGCAAACAGATTTGTCTCCGTGCGAGAGTGCGAGGTAATATGCAGAG GCCAGCGGTGTGACCTTCCGATCAAAGACGACGATGGTATTTGCAATCCTAAACGAACTACGTACCACTTCCGAGGTAAAGATGGCGCCAGTTCCTGCGTAAagaagaccaacggatgcgaccGGAGTGCTCAGAACTTCAAAAAGGAGAGCGATTGTCGCCGCGTATGCATTT tgagacCATAG